In the genome of Actinomadura luzonensis, the window TGGCGGCGAAGTACGCGGGCCCGCCCCCGGCGAAGACCGGCCGGTAGACCAGCAGGTCGTTGGTGTGCACGCCGCCCCGGTAGGCGTCGTTGAGCGCGTACACCTCGCCGGGCCGCATCGTGCCCGGCGAGTGGTCGGCGAGCAGCTCGGGCAGGGCGGTGCGGAGGGCCATGCTGTTCATGAGCGTGGTGGCCATGGACTGGGCGATGAGCCGGCCGCGGGCGTCCAGGAGGGCGGCCGAGGCGTCGGAGCCCTCCACGATGAACGTCGACCAGGCCGAGCGCACCACGACGATGCTGGCCTCCTCCGCGGCCACGACCAGCGCGTTGCGCAGCACCTCGGCGGTCAGGGCGTCCTTCATGCCGGGCCGCCCGCGGTCAGGTGCACGGCTCCGGAGCGGCGGACCAGCGCGGCGGTCCAGGAGGGCGGGACGACGATCGTGGACTCGGCGTCCTCGATGATCGCCGGGCCGGGCAGCAGGTCCGGCATGGTGGCGCGGGTGTGCACCGGCACCTCGACGTAGCCGCCGCGCTCGGCGAAGTAGGCGGCCCGGCGGCCACCCGCCCCCGCCGGTGGAGGCACGGGGGAGCGCGGGCCGGGGGTGGCGGGCCCCTCCGCCGCCGTGGAGCGCGGGGCGGGGGCGGTGGTGCCGTTCGTGACGGTGACGCGGACGCGGTAGCCGACCGGCTCGATCTCGCCGCGCTGCGCGATGCCGTACACCTGCCGGTACCGCTCGGCGAACCGGTCGGCCAGCACCTCGCGCGACGGCGACCAGGCGACGGTCAGGTCGTGCGACTGCCCGCGGAAGCGCACGTCCACCGACCGCTCCACGCGCACCGCCGGGTCGCCGGGCGAGACCCCCAGGTCGGCGGCGGCCTCCGCCGTCAGCTCGGCGAAGACCGGCTCCGGGTCGCCCGCCTCCAGCCGGGACCTGACCCGGTCCGTGGACAGCTCGCCGGCCAGCAGCCCCGCCGCCGAGGCCACCCCGCAGTGCGCGGGCACCACCACCGTCGCGATCCCGAACCGCCCGGCCACCCGAGCCGCGTGCATCGGGCCCGCCCCGCCGAAGGCGACCAGGGCGAACCCGCGCGGGTCGATGCCGCGCTGCACGGTGACGACGTGCACCGCGGACGCCATGGCGGCGCTGACGATCTCGTGGACGGCGTACGCCGCCGCCTCCCGCGACACGCCGAGCGGCCCGGCCAGCCGGTCCAGCGCCTCGGCCGCCGGCCCGGGCCGCAGCGGGATCGAGGCGGAGGAGAGGTAGCCGAGCACCAGGTTGGCGTCCGTGACCGTGGGCTCGGCCCCGCCCAGCCCGTAGCAGGCGGGGCCGGGGGAGGAGCCGGCCGAGCGCGGCCCGACGCGCAGCGCGCCGGCGGCGTCCAGCCAGGCCACGCTGCCGCCGCCCGCGCCCACCTCGGCCAGGTCGATGGCCGGGGTCTTGATCGGCACGCCGGTGCCCGCCCGCCGCCCGCCGAAGCTGCCCTTGCCGCCGACGTGGAACTCGTGGGTGATCTCCGGCCGCCCGCCGCGCACCACGCACGCCTTGGCGGTCGTCCCGCCCATGTCGAACGAGATCGCCTCCGCGAACCCGGCCCCGGCGGCCGCCAGCACGCCCGCCGCCGGCCCCGACTCGATGGTGGCGACCGCCCGCCGCGCGGCCAGCTCGGCGGAGATCACGCCGCCGCCGGACTCCATGACGTGCACGGGGGCGCGGACGCCGAGCGCCGCCAGCCGCTCCCGCAGCTGGGACAGGTAGGAAGCCATCAGCGGGCCGATGTAGGCGGACATGATGGTGGTGGTGGCGCGCTCGTACTCGCGGATCTCGGGCCACACCTCCGAGGAGGTCACCACCGCCGGGACCGACGCGCGCAGGATCTCCGCGACCCGGCGCTCGTGCGCGGGGTTGGCGTAGGAGTGGAGCAGGCACACCGCGGCCGAGCCGATGCCGCGCCGGGCGATCTCGGCGGCCACCCGCCGCACGGAGCCGTCGTCGAGCGGGGTCAGCACCTCGCCGCGGGCCGAGACGCGCTCGGTGACCTCGAAGCAGTCCTCGGGCGCGACCGGGGGAGGGGGCGGGGTGAAGCGGAGGTCGTAGCGGTCCTCCTCGACGCGGGCATAGCGGCCGAGCGGCACGACGTCACGGAAGCCCTCGGTGGTGACGTAGGCGACGCGGGCCCCGGTGCGCTCCAGCACCGCGTTGGTGGCCAGCGTGGTGGCGTGCACGACCCGGGTGACCTGCGCGGGGTCG includes:
- a CDS encoding hydantoinase/oxoprolinase family protein yields the protein MAFAIGVDVGGTFTDVVLRDSCGAVSVAKCLSTHYDPIAGIVTGVTRVLAGRDPAQVTRVVHATTLATNAVLERTGARVAYVTTEGFRDVVPLGRYARVEEDRYDLRFTPPPPPVAPEDCFEVTERVSARGEVLTPLDDGSVRRVAAEIARRGIGSAAVCLLHSYANPAHERRVAEILRASVPAVVTSSEVWPEIREYERATTTIMSAYIGPLMASYLSQLRERLAALGVRAPVHVMESGGGVISAELAARRAVATIESGPAAGVLAAAGAGFAEAISFDMGGTTAKACVVRGGRPEITHEFHVGGKGSFGGRRAGTGVPIKTPAIDLAEVGAGGGSVAWLDAAGALRVGPRSAGSSPGPACYGLGGAEPTVTDANLVLGYLSSASIPLRPGPAAEALDRLAGPLGVSREAAAYAVHEIVSAAMASAVHVVTVQRGIDPRGFALVAFGGAGPMHAARVAGRFGIATVVVPAHCGVASAAGLLAGELSTDRVRSRLEAGDPEPVFAELTAEAAADLGVSPGDPAVRVERSVDVRFRGQSHDLTVAWSPSREVLADRFAERYRQVYGIAQRGEIEPVGYRVRVTVTNGTTAPAPRSTAAEGPATPGPRSPVPPPAGAGGRRAAYFAERGGYVEVPVHTRATMPDLLPGPAIIEDAESTIVVPPSWTAALVRRSGAVHLTAGGPA